A part of Gossypium hirsutum isolate 1008001.06 chromosome A07, Gossypium_hirsutum_v2.1, whole genome shotgun sequence genomic DNA contains:
- the LOC121232045 gene encoding TITAN-like protein, with protein sequence MADHSVKPNTNSRLSFTNQNHNVTKREEEKKKDKKCEFEFCKVCKLNHNQGPRHKYFPNHKTALSSFLSRFQNKINDVRFFLRNPKVLRPEHADRNRFWCVFCDTDVDELDSSFACENAINHLAGGHHLKNLKHFLWQYGGKMDQLDKYRISETDLTKWEKKCESLKVEAMVAPTEGSGLKYGASNDIHYNVNIEKINNLGQNTLSVKPSYSNVVLPLQHNTTEYQISNSRFPEVSHFGSNFHEANFSNTSLLNSNDLKANSSGQQNLLYNGICSGNAYLSDVGGCQVYQNASMVSRESSSQGLQSLTQVSSISTIDAGGNVHSGALPPWLEASDQTLLNNQVKPALRSFISSNKSQKSHKLNPKRVGAAWAEKRKMELEKEKRGEIVESDCDANWLPNFGRVWQSGSRKESRKEFDIEKHKFLKVESHSEMPVKIQPYISKRMRKDIGE encoded by the exons ATGGCGGATCATTCAGTGAAACCAAACACTAACTCTAGATTGAGCTTTACGAACCAAAATCACAACGTTACAAAGAgagaggaggagaagaagaaggatAAAAAGTGTGAATTTGAGTTCTGCAAGGTCTGTAAGCTGAACCACAACCAAGGGCCACGTCACAAGTATTTCCCTAACCACAAAACCGCTCTCTCCTCTTTCCTATCTCGATTCCAAAACAAGATCAATGACGTTCGTTTCTTCTTGAGAAACCCTAAAGTTCTTCGACCTGAGCACGCGGATCGCAATCGGTTTTGGTGTGTCTTCTGCGATACCGATGTTGACGAGCTCGATAGCTCTTTCGCTTG TGAAAATGCTATTAATCACTTGGCGGGTGGGCATCACCTGAAGAATTTGAAGCATTTTCTTTGGCAATATGGTGGTAAGATGGACCAACTGGACAAATATAGGATATCGGAAACTGATCTAACTAAG TGGGAGAAGAAGTGTGAGTCATTGAAGGTTGAAGCAATGGTTGCTCCTACTGAAGGATCTGGACTTAAATATGGAGCTTCAAATGATATCCACTATAATGTCAacattgaaaaaattaataatcttGGACAAAATACTCTTAGTGTCAAACCAAGTTATTCTAATGTTGTTTTGCCTTTACAACACAATACAACTGAGTATCAGATATCTAATTCAAGATTCCCTGAAGTTTCGCACTTTGGTTCAAATTTTCATGAGGCTAACTTTTCGAATACAAGTTTGTTGAACTCGAATGATTTGAAAG CTAATAGCAGTGGCCAACAAAATCTTCTTTACAATGGAATATGCTCAGGAAATGCTTACCTCAGTGATGTTGGC GGTTGCCAAGTGTATCAGAATGCAAGTATGGTGAGCAGAGAAAGCAGTTCCCAGG GATTGCAGAGCTTAACTCAAGTGTCTTCCATTTCAACCATAGATGCTGGAGGAAATGTGCATTCTGGAGCACTCCCTCCTTGGCTTGAAGCTTCTGATCAGACTTTGCTAAACAATCAAGTAAAGCCAGCTTTAAGGAGTTTTATTTCATCAAACAAGTCACAGAAATCCCATAAGTTGAACCCAAAAAGGGTTGGGGCTGCTTGGGCTGAAAAGAGAAAGATGGAGCTGGAGAAAGAGAAGAGAGGGGAGATTGTTGAGAGTGATTGTGATGCTAACTGGCTTCCTAATTTTGGTAGAGTTTGGCAGTCAGGTAGCAGAAAGGAATCTAGAAAAGAATTTGATATTGAAAAACATAAGTTCCTCAAGGTTGAAAGCCATTCTGAGATGCCAGTTAAGATACAGCCTTACATCAGTAAACGAATG CGAAAAGATATTGGTGAATGA
- the LOC107941970 gene encoding zinc finger protein SHOOT GRAVITROPISM 5: MEDDDDQKELQLLPTPIPISSPTQVPSRRSTAAATTAMGGGGDHQYGGPSLDLQLSISLTPIQQPSNCVSVESLKWQAAEQIRLAAIEKAYAERVRELTKREMELAQSEFARARHMWQRAREEVEKAERMKERATKQIDSTCMEITCQSCRQRFRP; this comes from the coding sequence atggaagatgatgatgatcAAAAGGAACTTCAGCTTCTCCCAACTCCAATCCCCATTTCTTCACCAACCCAGGTTCCATCTCGTCGATCCACGGCGGCGGCCACGACGGCGATGGGTGGTGGTGGTGATCATCAATACGGAGGCCCTTCACTCGACTTACAACTATCGATCAGTTTAACCCCAATCCAACAACCATCGAATTGTGTCAGCGTTGAGTCGTTGAAATGGCAAGCGGCGGAGCAAATCCGGTTGGCGGCTATCGAAAAGGCTTACGCGGAACGAGTTAGGGAGTTAACGAAACGGGAGATGGAGTTGGCTCAGTCCGAGTTCGCTCGGGCGAGACATATGTGGCAAAGAGCAAGAGAAGAAGTGGAGAAAGCTGAGAGGATGAAAGAAAGAGCAACGAAACAGATAGATTCTACGTGCATGGAGATCACTTGTCAATCTTGCAGGCAAAGGTTTAGgccttga